A single Candidatus Dadabacteria bacterium DNA region contains:
- a CDS encoding arsenate reductase ArsC, protein MQKRIYRVLFLCTGNSIRSIIAESPLNYDSDGKFVGYSAGSHPRGEVHPQALNLLCGKGHAIENLRSKSWDEFKVEDVPSMDFILTVCDNAANEPCPVWPSMPVTAHWGLADPAGVEGTETEQLKAFEKAYDLLKEPIAAFLALPFDSLDSVELRERLEKIGRRGSGTDGEENSY, encoded by the coding sequence TTGCAGAAGCGAATCTACAGGGTGCTATTTCTCTGCACGGGCAATTCGATCCGTTCGATCATTGCTGAATCTCCTTTGAATTACGATAGCGACGGAAAATTTGTCGGCTACAGTGCGGGCAGTCATCCCCGGGGAGAAGTTCACCCTCAAGCCCTTAATCTGTTGTGCGGCAAGGGACACGCCATTGAGAACCTGCGCTCCAAGTCTTGGGATGAATTCAAGGTGGAGGATGTTCCTTCGATGGATTTTATCTTGACAGTGTGTGACAACGCGGCGAATGAACCTTGTCCCGTGTGGCCGAGCATGCCGGTGACGGCTCACTGGGGTCTTGCGGACCCCGCGGGCGTTGAGGGAACTGAAACTGAGCAGTTAAAAGCTTTTGAAAAAGCCTACGACTTGCTCAAAGAGCCTATCGCTGCGTTTCTGGCCCTTCCGTTTGACTCGCTTGACAGCGTGGAACTTCGTGAGAGACTTGAAAAGATAGGGCGCCGTGGGTCTGGAACGGATGGAGAGGAGAATAGTTACTGA
- a CDS encoding nucleoside 2-deoxyribosyltransferase has product MKKQKTLYLANPYGFSAQQREGPLAVLVEVLESMGAEVWEPFSRNNQVDKAVAGWAYQVGQSDLRDVREADGLFAVVNGCPPDEGVMVELGMAIAWEKPVFLFRDDFRSCTDSEVYPLNLMLFAGMPEKGWEAYLYGSVEEITDPDKALARWLKDAD; this is encoded by the coding sequence ATGAAGAAACAAAAAACCCTGTATCTGGCTAACCCCTACGGCTTTTCCGCGCAGCAGCGCGAAGGGCCTCTGGCGGTTCTTGTCGAGGTTCTGGAATCAATGGGAGCCGAGGTATGGGAGCCGTTTTCCCGGAACAATCAGGTTGATAAGGCGGTTGCCGGCTGGGCCTATCAGGTTGGACAGTCGGACCTCAGGGACGTGCGTGAGGCCGACGGGTTGTTCGCGGTTGTCAATGGATGTCCGCCGGACGAAGGAGTTATGGTGGAACTGGGAATGGCTATTGCTTGGGAAAAACCCGTGTTTCTGTTCCGAGATGACTTCCGCAGCTGCACCGACAGCGAGGTCTATCCGCTCAACCTGATGCTGTTTGCCGGCATGCCTGAAAAGGGCTGGGAGGCTTACTTGTATGGTTCTGTAGAAGAGATAACCGACCCGGACAAAGCGCTGGCGAGATGGCTTAAAGATGCGGACTGA
- a CDS encoding zinc-dependent alcohol dehydrogenase family protein produces the protein MKAMVLRGTYDLLNNDTPLELLEIPTPEPAEEEVLIRILACGVCHTDMDEAEGRVIPPSLPIVPGHQVVGVVEEHGSGVRSFDAGDMVGVAWIGGVCGKCSYCSSGRENLCHDFIATGRDRNGGFAEFMVADADFVHRIPEGMDPVKTAPLLCAGAIGYRCARLSGITDGDAVGLMGFGASAHLVIQLLRHSYPLCEVFVFARGERERLFAMELGASWSGGIEEHSPKQLSGIIDTTPAWTPVLRSLENLVPGGKLIVNSISKENSDINSLLSLDYQSHLWLEKEIKSVANVTREDVAGFLSAASTLGIEAEVTEYELEEANAALLEMKKGGGKGARVLRIADW, from the coding sequence ATGAAGGCAATGGTTCTAAGAGGTACGTACGACCTGCTCAATAACGATACTCCTCTTGAACTGCTCGAGATTCCCACACCAGAACCCGCTGAAGAAGAAGTGCTAATACGCATTTTAGCCTGCGGGGTCTGTCACACCGACATGGACGAGGCAGAAGGAAGGGTGATCCCCCCGTCTCTTCCGATTGTTCCAGGACATCAAGTCGTGGGGGTGGTCGAAGAACACGGCTCGGGCGTAAGAAGTTTCGACGCAGGCGATATGGTCGGAGTTGCGTGGATAGGAGGAGTCTGCGGAAAATGCTCCTATTGTAGTAGCGGACGGGAAAACCTCTGCCATGATTTCATCGCCACCGGCAGGGACAGAAACGGAGGTTTTGCCGAATTTATGGTCGCGGACGCAGACTTCGTTCACCGCATACCGGAGGGAATGGACCCAGTGAAGACGGCCCCTCTCCTGTGTGCCGGAGCGATAGGTTACCGTTGCGCCAGACTTTCCGGAATAACAGACGGCGACGCCGTAGGGCTTATGGGATTCGGAGCTTCAGCGCATCTGGTCATACAGCTACTTCGTCACTCATATCCACTATGCGAGGTGTTCGTATTCGCAAGAGGAGAAAGGGAAAGGCTGTTCGCCATGGAGCTTGGAGCATCCTGGTCAGGCGGAATTGAAGAGCACTCCCCCAAGCAGCTTTCAGGCATCATTGACACCACTCCGGCATGGACGCCCGTTTTGCGCTCGCTTGAGAATCTTGTCCCCGGGGGAAAACTGATTGTAAACTCCATAAGCAAGGAGAACTCCGACATCAATTCTCTGCTGAGTCTCGATTACCAGTCGCATCTCTGGCTTGAGAAAGAGATAAAAAGCGTAGCGAATGTCACAAGGGAAGATGTTGCCGGCTTTCTTTCGGCCGCGTCCACTCTGGGAATAGAGGCTGAAGTCACCGAGTACGAACTTGAAGAGGCAAACGCGGCACTTCTGGAAATGAAAAAGGGAGGAGGAAAGGGGGCTAGGGTCCTAAGAATAGCAGACTGGTAA
- a CDS encoding exonuclease: MKKAGKPKTPCGQNGKNYLHASKNLDFVAIDVETANSNVSSICQVGIAVVRSAEIKEVWTQLVDPHDFFDPYNIAIHGIDQKMVSGCPRFEELCDKIARHLGEIVVSHTFFDRRAISKAFKECGKSLRYGTWIDSAQVARRAWPDKYALRGYNLENIARDLRIDFRHHDAGEDARVAAEIVLRAYADTTLGTSKQ, encoded by the coding sequence ATGAAAAAAGCCGGAAAGCCGAAAACGCCCTGCGGGCAAAACGGAAAAAACTATCTCCACGCGAGTAAAAATCTGGATTTTGTCGCCATCGATGTCGAGACCGCGAATTCAAACGTTTCAAGCATCTGCCAAGTGGGAATCGCGGTGGTAAGATCAGCGGAGATCAAAGAGGTATGGACGCAGCTTGTTGATCCGCATGACTTTTTTGATCCGTACAATATCGCCATACACGGCATAGACCAGAAGATGGTAAGTGGCTGCCCGCGGTTTGAAGAATTATGCGACAAGATCGCGCGACACTTGGGAGAAATCGTCGTAAGCCATACATTCTTTGACCGTCGAGCAATCTCAAAAGCATTTAAAGAATGTGGAAAATCTCTTCGTTACGGAACCTGGATTGACAGTGCGCAGGTAGCGCGACGCGCCTGGCCGGATAAATACGCCCTTAGGGGTTACAATCTCGAGAATATTGCCCGGGACCTCAGGATTGATTTTCGCCACCACGACGCCGGAGAAGACGCAAGAGTCGCAGCGGAAATCGTTCTGAGGGCGTACGCGGACACCACACTCGGAACAAGCAAGCAGTGA
- a CDS encoding bifunctional phosphoribosyl-AMP cyclohydrolase/phosphoribosyl-ATP diphosphatase HisIE: MKLEELKFNDEGLLPVIVQDSSSGRVLMLAYANKEALEMTVKTGRTHFWSRSRKKIWNKGEESGHFQDVKEIFVDCDCDTVLITVEQTGAACHTGKPTCFYRSGDMEEKIAPVFEKASLRKVFSVIEDRKQNPKEGSYVSGLMKGGVDRILKKIGEEAGEVVIAAKNEDKDELVYELTDLWFHSMVLLCEAGLSPQDISDELERRFGRRKEEYAQKK; the protein is encoded by the coding sequence ATGAAACTAGAAGAACTCAAGTTCAACGACGAAGGCCTTTTGCCCGTAATAGTGCAGGACAGTTCAAGCGGGCGGGTGCTCATGCTCGCATATGCGAACAAAGAGGCTCTCGAGATGACCGTCAAGACCGGAAGGACCCACTTCTGGAGCAGATCGAGAAAAAAGATCTGGAACAAAGGGGAAGAATCAGGCCATTTTCAGGACGTAAAGGAAATCTTCGTTGACTGCGACTGCGATACGGTGCTAATAACCGTGGAGCAGACCGGAGCAGCCTGCCACACCGGAAAGCCGACATGCTTTTACAGATCCGGGGACATGGAAGAAAAAATTGCCCCCGTGTTCGAGAAAGCTTCACTCAGAAAGGTATTTTCCGTAATAGAAGACAGGAAGCAGAACCCCAAGGAAGGCTCTTATGTGAGCGGCCTTATGAAGGGCGGAGTTGACAGGATACTTAAAAAAATCGGAGAGGAAGCCGGCGAAGTAGTAATAGCCGCCAAAAATGAGGATAAAGACGAACTCGTCTACGAACTTACCGATCTGTGGTTCCATTCCATGGTGCTTCTCTGCGAAGCGGGTCTTTCGCCTCAGGACATATCGGATGAACTTGAGAGAAGGTTCGGCAGGCGCAAAGAAGAGTACGCGCAGAAGAAGTAG